Genomic DNA from Manihot esculenta cultivar AM560-2 chromosome 15, M.esculenta_v8, whole genome shotgun sequence:
AGATTTGCATGGTCCCCAGTTTATAGCAATGGTTTCAACTGACCGAAATTTCCTTAATCCTGAGTATGAAGAATATTCAGCTTCAACAAGAAACTCAAACTGCTGTCGCTCAGTTGCTATAGCTGTAAATCTCTCACTCTCTCTTCCTTCATGTCTTTCTGtgcttaaaattttaacttggGATAGACCTTGATTCATACAAATGAAGTTAGTTGTACTTTTGGTGAATAATGTATGGTTCAGAAGCGCTCGCAACATTCTCATTGTTGATTGTGAATTCTGCAGTTTATGGTTCTTTTGATTCTACGGCATATTCTTCCAGTCATCCTTAGGACCAATGAAGTTTCCTTCCCATTGCTTATGGTAAGGGAACATATTCCCAGAGGATATTGATGGAATTCGTAAGTataaatgtatttatttatCCCTCTTTGCCTTGTCTGACAGTTGTTATTTCTACGAATTGCTGGGATTCTTCTTCCAGTATATGTTATCATGAGAGCAGTAACTGCTCTCCAGCGTCGCCTCCATCAACAGGTAAATTCTTGCCAAAGTTTGAGATTCTAAATCTTTTCTATAGTTTAAGAAATATAGAACATGTATAAATATTTagcaattttattaattgttctTGCTTAAATGTGTtgagtttttatttaatttgtttttgttgGTGAATTTAAAAAGGGAGCATCAGGTGTTGGTTTAGGGAATTTTGAAGAGATTGGGCCACTGGATGTTAATCTAAAGCCAAGAAATTCAACATGGCTAAGAATGGCTGATCTCCTGTTTGTGGTAATTACTCTTCCAATTTTTTAACTGATTCTTATGAAGCTGATCTTATCATAATTTTGCattctattttaattattattttcttggaAATAGGATAATCCAGTTGGTACAGGATTCAGTTTTGTGGAGGAATCAAATTTATTTGTGAAAACTGATGAAGAGGCAGCAACTGATTTAACCACATTGTTGAAGGAAATTTTTAACAGAAATGAGAGCCTGCAACAAAGTCCTCTTCATATAGTAGCAGAGTCTTATGGAGGCAAGTTTGCAGTAACTCTTGGATTATCAGCTCTAAAAGCTATAGGAGCAGGCAAATTGAAGGCTAAACTAGGAGGTACTTCAATTTCTTTTCATTGAATTCTCTTTAATTACTATATGatcatgattatatatatacatattctaAATTTCTCTGCAATGTTCAGGAGTGATATTGGGTGATACTTGGATCTCCCCAGAAGATTTTGTGGTAAGTCCAGCAAAAATGCAatgaattctagttgaagttctgcaatttttcttgattttttgAGACTAAGTCTGAATTTTTCAGCTTTCATGGGGTCCTCTTCTGAATTTTTCAGCTTTCATGGGGTCCTCTTCTTTTTTGGTATTCAGGTCCAAAGAAGTGCAGAAGATCCTTCAATTTTGGTGGCAACTTACAAAGGAGAGCACAACCACTTGCACCTTTCAAAGCTACAATTTTCTTTAGGCTCGAGCCAACACAGTTCAAGTATAGCAGGTCCAGTTCCCACTGCGAACCCTGCTACTACTGTAACTCTTGACCTGATGAAACCTGGAATGCTGCAGGAGAATGCTGCAGGAGAATGCTGCAGGAGAATGCTAAAAAGGCAATAAAAGAAACTGAAGCTCAAGATGTTGGGCAGATTTTGGTCCAAATTTTACAGCAGCACTTGCAGCTGCTATCTCAGGAAGATCATTGATCAACCAGACCCGGATAGAGAAATGGTTAAATTAGAAGTAGTATCATGAAGATTTTATGTTCTTTTTGTGTTAAATTAATTAGAGATGATTGATGTATATAGAAGAAAGCTAAAACTAaaggagaattttttttttttttgaaatttgtaGACAATGTTTATTTGATTCAtttgcaatgaagaaagaaaagcaattaggtctttaaagattttaatttgTTCTTTTTAAAagcaatattttaaatatcGTTGAAAAGCTGTAAAATACAAAGAATATTGACCAAAACAGCGACCAAATTAGCCAAAAAATGGTCGTTGATTGGTCGCTAATTTAGCGACCAATTTCCAGATTGTCGCAAAAATTATTTGCtatgacaccaaattagcgatCAAAAAATGGttgctgattggtcgctatttagcgaccaatTTCCAGATTGTCGCCAAGAATGATTTGtcatgacaccaaattagcgaccaaaaaatggtcgctgattggtcgctattttagcgaccaattttcagattgtcgccaaaaatttagcgactggccaaacaccgaccatttcattttggtcgctaaatggtcgctatttgatattagcgaccaaattctgccttttagcgaccaaaattttggtcgctaaatcactgtttttttgtagtgtgtGGGCCTCTGCAAGATGGGCTTTTGGCTATGATCAAGGCCCTGGGCCaggatggagaaatccagcggtcatcaattgccccttcaccttctcggtagttattgctcCTACTGCCgaggggtgaatatcaagaaccattatgaccgcgcctgttcgtgttcaggtgccttaataacatcctttcatctttctgtcGTTGTGCAGTTTCcgaatcctatctgctctttccctTTTCtggcttttcttcattcttcgTGTTCTTTGCTGTCTTCGTTTTCCTGTcgtcattatctggacatgtcctttctttccttttccatgactatcttttaaaattctgacaccgttagcttagagtctagcatAGCTCTGCTCCGTGCTAAGGCCTCAGGCTCCGGGTACATATCAACgctaacttttcttcattctcaaaTCCTCTGCTGGAACAAGAGGTTCTTCCTTTCCGCTTCTCTGTCTGCTTTTTTCCTTCAGCGAGATTGTTCTGATGGTTCTGTTTTATCTGCAAAGGATCCATTTGATGCCTTCTTCAAACGGAATGAGGTGAGCTTGAGTTTGCA
This window encodes:
- the LOC122721890 gene encoding uncharacterized protein LOC122721890 isoform X2 — encoded protein: MGDHFALLVDRLLTESTLEAAIESRNRLMQATANETKIVISSQKVDSRDDSSPKKMVECRICQDEDEDCNMETPCSCCGSLKYAHRRCVPRWCNEKGNTICEICHQHFTPGYTAPPPLFQIGGIPMNLRGNWQTSGRDLHGPQFIAMVSTDRNFLNPEYEEYSASTRNSNCCRSVAIAFMVLLILRHILPVILRTNEVSFPLLMLLFLRIAGILLPVYVIMRAVTALQRRLHQQGASGVGLGNFEEIGPLDVNLKPRNSTWLRMADLLFVDNPVGTGFSFVEESNLFVKTDEEAATDLTTLLKEIFNRNESLQQSPLHIVAESYGGKFAVTLGLSALKAIGAGKLKAKLGGVILGDTWISPEDFVLSWGPLLFWYSGPKKCRRSFNFGGNLQRRAQPLAPFKATIFFRLEPTQFKYSRSSSHCEPCYYCNS
- the LOC122721890 gene encoding uncharacterized protein LOC122721890 isoform X3 — translated: MGDHFALLVDRLLTESTLEAAIESRNRLMQATANETKIVISSQKVDSRDDSSPKKMVECRICQDEDEDCNMETPCSCCGSLKYAHRRCVPRWCNEKGNTICEICHQHFTPGYTAPPPLFQIGGIPMNLRGNWQTSGRDLHGPQFIAMVSTDRNFLNPEYEEYSASTRNSNCCRSVAIAFMVLLILRHILPVILRTNEVSFPLLMLLFLRIAGILLPVYVIMRAVTALQRRLHQQGASGVGLGNFEEIGPLDVNLKPRNSTWLRMADLLFVDNPVGTGFSFVEESNLFVKTDEEAATDLTTLLKEIFNRNESLQQSPLHIVAESYGGKFAVTLGLSALKAIGAGKLKAKLGGVILGDTWISPEDFVLSWGPLLNFSAFMGSSSFLVFRSKEVQKILQFWWQLTKESTTTCTFQSYNFL
- the LOC122721890 gene encoding uncharacterized protein LOC122721890 isoform X1, translated to MGDHFALLVDRLLTESTLEAAIESRNRLMQATANETKIVISSQKVDSRDDSSPKKMVECRICQDEDEDCNMETPCSCCGSLKYAHRRCVPRWCNEKGNTICEICHQHFTPGYTAPPPLFQIGGIPMNLRGNWQTSGRDLHGPQFIAMVSTDRNFLNPEYEEYSASTRNSNCCRSVAIAFMVLLILRHILPVILRTNEVSFPLLMLLFLRIAGILLPVYVIMRAVTALQRRLHQQGASGVGLGNFEEIGPLDVNLKPRNSTWLRMADLLFVDNPVGTGFSFVEESNLFVKTDEEAATDLTTLLKEIFNRNESLQQSPLHIVAESYGGKFAVTLGLSALKAIGAGKLKAKLGGVILGDTWISPEDFVVQRSAEDPSILVATYKGEHNHLHLSKLQFSLGSSQHSSSIAGPVPTANPATTVTLDLMKPGMLQENAAGECCRRMLKRQ
- the LOC122721890 gene encoding uncharacterized protein LOC122721890 isoform X4, whose product is MQATANETKIVISSQKVDSRDDSSPKKMVECRICQDEDEDCNMETPCSCCGSLKYAHRRCVPRWCNEKGNTICEICHQHFTPGYTAPPPLFQIGGIPMNLRGNWQTSGRDLHGPQFIAMVSTDRNFLNPEYEEYSASTRNSNCCRSVAIAFMVLLILRHILPVILRTNEVSFPLLMLLFLRIAGILLPVYVIMRAVTALQRRLHQQGASGVGLGNFEEIGPLDVNLKPRNSTWLRMADLLFVDNPVGTGFSFVEESNLFVKTDEEAATDLTTLLKEIFNRNESLQQSPLHIVAESYGGKFAVTLGLSALKAIGAGKLKAKLGGVILGDTWISPEDFVVQRSAEDPSILVATYKGEHNHLHLSKLQFSLGSSQHSSSIAGPVPTANPATTVTLDLMKPGMLQENAAGECCRRMLKRQ